Part of the Candidatus Thermodiscus eudorianus genome is shown below.
CAGGGAGGGCCTCTGGGTCACTATCAACGCTGTCTTATCCCTGAGTATCTCTTCTAGGTCCTCTACGATCGCCTTCTCGGTCTCGGCGTCCAGGTTGGACACGGGATCGTCTAGCAGGAGTATCTTGGGATCGCCGACCAGCGCCCTCGCGAGCGCTAGCCTCTGCCTCTGCCCCCCGGAGAGCGTGACACCCCGCTCGCCGACTATGGTATGGTATCCCTTGGGGAGGCTCTCTATGAAGTCGTGGATCTTGGCCGCCTTGGCCGCCCTGACTATGTCTTCCATAGAGGCGTTTGGGTTCCCAAAGGCTATGTTCTCCCACACGCTCCTGTTGAATATGAATGGCTCCTGCGCCACGTACCCTATATGCCTCCGGAGGCTTGAGAGCTTCACGTCACGTATATCCACGCCGTCGACCAGGATCCTCCCGGAATCTAGCTCGTAGAGCCTGAGGAGTAGCTTGAGCAGGGTGGACTTGCCGGAGCCCGGAGGCCCCACTATCACAATCTTCTCCCCGGGCCTGACGTGCAGCGTCACCCCCCTCAGCACGGGCTTGCCAGGCCTGTAGCTGAACGAGACCCCCTCGTAGAGTATGTCGCCCCTCACATCCTCTAGCTCGATGGCACCTGGCTTGTCCTTGACCCGGGGCTCCTTGTCTATGACCTCGAATATCCTCTTCGAGGCAGCCGCCACCCTCTGTATGTCGCCGACAGCGAATCCGAGGGCTACGAGGGGCCATGAAAGTGTAACCATGTAGGTTAGGAACGCAATCAGGGAGCCGACGGTTAGGGCACCCGAGATTATGGCGTGGCCCCCGTAGTATAGCATGCCGCTCATGGCTAGCCCGGTGACTAGGAAGGGGCTGTTACCGTACAGGGCTGTGAGCCTCGTGGCCCTCAGGCTGTACTCGTAGAACTTCTTGTTCTCGCTCTGGAATCTCCTGTAGAGTATGGGTTCTATAGCAAGGGACTTGACGGTCTTTATCCCGGCTAGGGCGGCCGTCGCTATACCGGCTAGCACGCCCGTCTGGTGCCTTATATCGTCGTAGAGGGGCCTGACCCTGACGGCGAACCTGGCGTTTAACGCGACGACCACTACTATAGCGGCGAGCGCTATCAGTGTCAGCTCGCGGCTCATACCCGCCATGTAGTAGAGGGAGACGGCGATCAGGAACGTGCTGTAGATCAGCATGCGTAGCCGGAACGATATGAACCTGGTTATCCTCTCCGTGTCGTTGGTGACCCGTGATATGAGCTGGCCCACGAGCACGTTATCGAAGTACTCCATCGACTGCCTCTGTATGGAGTCGAAGGCC
Proteins encoded:
- a CDS encoding ABC transporter ATP-binding protein/permease — protein: MASDYSAWRVLARLMKHLVARRAPLFAAAVSLVVLMSYANGVVPFLIREAVDKGLVAGSREAAVYYGLLIIGATVLAGLLSFTSRYMLAKLAQETVYDLRVRAFDSIQRQSMEYFDNVLVGQLISRVTNDTERITRFISFRLRMLIYSTFLIAVSLYYMAGMSRELTLIALAAIVVVVALNARFAVRVRPLYDDIRHQTGVLAGIATAALAGIKTVKSLAIEPILYRRFQSENKKFYEYSLRATRLTALYGNSPFLVTGLAMSGMLYYGGHAIISGALTVGSLIAFLTYMVTLSWPLVALGFAVGDIQRVAAASKRIFEVIDKEPRVKDKPGAIELEDVRGDILYEGVSFSYRPGKPVLRGVTLHVRPGEKIVIVGPPGSGKSTLLKLLLRLYELDSGRILVDGVDIRDVKLSSLRRHIGYVAQEPFIFNRSVWENIAFGNPNASMEDIVRAAKAAKIHDFIESLPKGYHTIVGERGVTLSGGQRQRLALARALVGDPKILLLDDPVSNLDAETEKAIVEDLEEILRDKTALIVTQRPSLVRLADRIVVLSDGRIVEEGSHEELMARRGLYYRIYTAMMGGGK